Proteins encoded by one window of Palaeococcus ferrophilus DSM 13482:
- a CDS encoding tRNA uridine(34) 5-carboxymethylaminomethyl modification radical SAM/GNAT enzyme Elp3, with protein MDGEAYKKACEEIAAAIVRGEVRDRKALNRLKIKVSGKYHLSKIPSNSDILRAMDGKDREHFRELLKKKPARTISGVAVVAMMTQPFPCPHGRCIYCPGGPSEGSPQSYTGKEPSALRAVQNSYHPYLIMMNRLKQLYDIGHDVDKVEVIIQGGTFPAVDLDYQEWYIKCAFKAMNDFPHFKDIENLEDKLRKAVIEGEISDDPAFRSAWERTHSKPYYYLEDEQRRNERAKVRMVGLTIETRPDWAFERQIDRMLRLGTTRVELGVQTVFDFIYERTRRGHTVEDVVRATQLLRDAGLKINYHMMPGLPGSSFERDLYSFRAIFEDSRFRPDMLKVYPTLVTRDTVLYRWYKAGKYRPYTTEEAVELLVEAYKFFPKWVRVMRIQRDIPVQLVEAGVKHSNLGQLVFNELVKRGIRPREIRFREVGHQMQKFGVQPEMEHIKLLREDYDAAGGKEIFLSFEDVKNDILIGFIRLRIPSEKAHRREINCCPSAIVRELHVYGPLVPIGGKPKYEWQHRGYGRELLAEAERIAREEFEVKKMLVISGVGVRNYYRKFGYRKNGPYVAKRLDKGYADYRVDEKFDAHLNT; from the coding sequence AGGGACAGGAAGGCCCTAAACAGGCTTAAGATAAAGGTCTCCGGAAAGTACCACCTCTCAAAGATTCCCTCCAACTCCGACATACTTAGGGCTATGGACGGGAAAGATAGAGAGCACTTCAGGGAGCTCCTCAAGAAGAAGCCCGCCCGGACGATAAGCGGCGTGGCAGTGGTGGCGATGATGACGCAGCCCTTCCCGTGCCCCCATGGGAGATGCATCTACTGTCCGGGAGGGCCGAGTGAGGGTTCCCCCCAGAGCTACACGGGAAAGGAACCCTCCGCCCTTAGAGCGGTTCAGAACTCCTATCATCCTTACCTCATCATGATGAACCGCCTCAAGCAGCTCTACGACATAGGCCACGACGTGGACAAGGTCGAGGTCATAATCCAGGGGGGAACTTTTCCGGCCGTTGATCTGGATTACCAGGAGTGGTACATTAAGTGCGCCTTCAAGGCCATGAACGACTTTCCCCACTTCAAAGACATCGAGAACCTCGAGGATAAGCTCAGGAAGGCCGTAATCGAGGGGGAAATAAGCGACGACCCTGCCTTCAGGAGCGCCTGGGAGAGAACCCACTCGAAGCCCTACTACTACCTCGAGGACGAGCAGAGGCGGAACGAGAGGGCAAAGGTTAGGATGGTGGGTCTGACCATAGAGACGCGCCCCGACTGGGCCTTCGAGAGGCAGATAGACAGGATGCTCAGGCTCGGCACAACGAGGGTCGAGCTCGGCGTCCAGACGGTCTTCGACTTCATATACGAGCGCACGAGGAGGGGCCACACCGTGGAGGACGTGGTCAGGGCCACCCAGCTCCTCAGGGACGCGGGTTTGAAGATCAACTACCACATGATGCCAGGCCTTCCGGGGAGCAGCTTCGAGAGGGATTTGTACTCCTTCAGGGCCATCTTTGAGGATTCTCGCTTCAGGCCCGACATGCTCAAGGTCTACCCAACGCTCGTGACGAGGGACACGGTTCTCTACCGCTGGTACAAAGCTGGAAAGTACAGGCCCTACACGACGGAGGAAGCGGTTGAGCTTCTCGTTGAGGCCTACAAGTTCTTCCCCAAGTGGGTTCGCGTGATGAGAATACAGAGGGACATCCCGGTCCAGCTCGTTGAGGCGGGTGTCAAGCACTCGAACCTCGGGCAGCTTGTCTTCAACGAACTCGTAAAGCGCGGGATACGACCAAGGGAGATAAGGTTTAGGGAAGTCGGTCACCAGATGCAGAAGTTTGGGGTTCAGCCGGAGATGGAGCACATAAAACTCCTACGCGAGGACTACGATGCCGCTGGAGGGAAGGAAATCTTCCTCAGCTTCGAGGACGTTAAGAACGACATCCTCATCGGCTTCATTCGCCTTAGGATTCCGAGCGAGAAGGCACACAGGAGGGAGATAAACTGCTGTCCCTCCGCTATTGTCAGGGAGCTCCACGTTTACGGCCCGCTGGTTCCGATAGGCGGAAAGCCTAAGTACGAGTGGCAGCACCGCGGTTACGGAAGAGAGCTTTTAGCGGAGGCCGAGCGTATAGCCCGGGAGGAGTTCGAGGTTAAGAAAATGCTCGTCATAAGCGGCGTTGGGGTTAGGAACTACTACAGGAAGTTCGGCTACAGGAAGAACGGTCCCTACGTCGCTAAACGGCTCGATAAGGGGTACGCGGACTACCGGGTGGATGAAAAATTCGATGCACACCTAAATACCTGA